The window CCGAGAACACCAGCGGCATGATCCACATCATCTTGGCCTGCATCGGATCCGGCGGCGTCGGGTTCAGCCAGGTCTGCAGCAGCGTGGTGCCGGTCATCACGATCGGCAGGATGAACAGCGGGTCGCGCACCGACAGGTCGGTGATCCAGCCCAGCCAGGGTGCGTTGCGCATCTCCACGCTCGACAGCAGCACCCAGTACAGCGCAATGAACACCGGCATCTGCACCAGGATCGGAAGGCAGCCGCCGAGCGGGTTGACCTTCTCCTCCTTGTAGATGCGCATCATCTCCTGCTGCATCTGCTGCGGCTTGTCCTTCAGCCGCTCGCGCATCTCCATGATCTTCGGGTTGATGGCTTTCATCTTCGCCATCGACGCATAGGCCTTGGCGTTGAGCCAGTAGAACGCCGCCTTCAGCAGCACCACCAGCGCCACGATCGCCCAGCCCCAGTTGCCGATCAGCTTGTGCAGCTGGTCGAGCAGCCAGAACAGCGGCTTCGCGATGATCGTGAACCAGCCGTAGTCCTTCACCAGCTCCAGGCCGGGGGCCAGGGTCTCGAGCTTCTTTTCTTCCTGCGGGCCCACGAACAGCACGCTGTCGAACTGCTTGCTTGCGCCCGGGGCGATCTCTCCCAGCGGGAACAGCTGGCCCACCGCGTACAGGTTGACATCGATCTTGCGCGTGTAGAACTCACGCGGCGCCTTGTCGTTGTGCAGCCAGGCCGAGAAGAAATAGTGCTGCACCATCGCGACCCAGCCGTTGTCGGCGGTCTTGTCGTGCTCGGTGTTGCCCTTCTCGATCGACTTGAAGTCGACCTTGTGGAACTTGCTGGCGTCGGTGTAGACCACCGGGCCGGTGAAGGTGCTGTAGAAGCTCGACTCCCCCGGGGGCGCGTTGCCGTCGCGCACCAGCTGCACATAGAGCTGCGGCGAGAGCGCGGCGGTGCCGGTGTTCACCACGTCGTGGCGCACCTGCACCGCGTAGTTGCCGCGCTGCAGGGTCAGCGTCTTCCTCAGCTTCACGCCGCCCTGCTCGGGTGACTCGAACACCACCTCCAGCGCGTCCTTGCCCGCGGCCAGGCTGGTCTCGCCGGGCACCAGCGTGTAGGCCGTCAGGTGGTTGGGCAGATCGGGAGCGCCCACCAGGCCGGTCTGCGCAAGGTAGACGCGCTCCTTCGAGCGGTCGAACAACACCACGTTGCGAGTGCGGTCGTTCTGGTCCACCTGGGTCAGCAGCTCGGCATGCACCACGTCGCCGCCGCGCGAATCGAGCGTGAGCTTCAGAACGTCGGTGCTCACGGTCACGGTCGGCGCCGTGGCGGGCGGCGCCACCAGGGCCGGTGGTGCGCCGCTGCCGGCTGCCGGCGCCACCGCCGTGGCGGACGGCAGCACCGACGAGGCTGGCGGCGTGACGCCGGGCGCACTGGCGGCCGCGACCGGCCGCGGCGCCGGCGCGAACATCGAGGGCTGGCCGGTGTGCTTGTTCCACGCGTCCCACAACAGGACGAGCGACATCGTGAACACCACCCACAGCAGGGTGCGGCGCATATCGGTCATGACGAGATCTCGCAGGGAGCGCGGGGTGCCGGCGCGGCCACCTCGCTGGAAGAGGAAGTAGAGGGC is drawn from Methylibium petroleiphilum PM1 and contains these coding sequences:
- the yidC gene encoding membrane protein insertase YidC → MTDMRRTLLWVVFTMSLVLLWDAWNKHTGQPSMFAPAPRPVAAASAPGVTPPASSVLPSATAVAPAAGSGAPPALVAPPATAPTVTVSTDVLKLTLDSRGGDVVHAELLTQVDQNDRTRNVVLFDRSKERVYLAQTGLVGAPDLPNHLTAYTLVPGETSLAAGKDALEVVFESPEQGGVKLRKTLTLQRGNYAVQVRHDVVNTGTAALSPQLYVQLVRDGNAPPGESSFYSTFTGPVVYTDASKFHKVDFKSIEKGNTEHDKTADNGWVAMVQHYFFSAWLHNDKAPREFYTRKIDVNLYAVGQLFPLGEIAPGASKQFDSVLFVGPQEEKKLETLAPGLELVKDYGWFTIIAKPLFWLLDQLHKLIGNWGWAIVALVVLLKAAFYWLNAKAYASMAKMKAINPKIMEMRERLKDKPQQMQQEMMRIYKEEKVNPLGGCLPILVQMPVFIALYWVLLSSVEMRNAPWLGWITDLSVRDPLFILPIVMTGTTLLQTWLNPTPPDPMQAKMMWIMPLVFSVMFFFFPAGLVLYWITNNLLSIAQQWVINRRLGVN